A window of the Lolium perenne isolate Kyuss_39 chromosome 7, Kyuss_2.0, whole genome shotgun sequence genome harbors these coding sequences:
- the LOC127313297 gene encoding uncharacterized protein has product MDRRASFAAPSIRVRIPDQLPTLFEPQNATPHVRTRSDAGEEVPSPERCLSVLALQLAVLEKAASRLGTLAFVWATVVLLAGFAITLGRTDFWCITGLLLIEGTRILGRSHELEWQHQATWRRHRPMSCAIVRAFSWMQLVSASACVSLSLIRLLHQHYGGSEEARTNRSAALNIFYGLALAEALLFLVEKALWQWKMGHRRLLESVAEDCNLANACGGEVAVRRFFYDSYSCCLNGSIFDGLHMDLVSYANDLVTAGSHDEQSLGVGILVSLAESDRFADAALRKIGVSAPTIERLIEMLSWKDSAEREVRRSAAVVVSMLTERKHIALRITGIPGAIESVASLLYADLDEVNILGLSILNKLAHDHDNCDKIGNTRGLLDKIISYSSIDHGRLAPTTPRDMRLKAVKQSLRVVKRLAGTTGNTGKLLRRELTDIVFTVSNVREVLQHHDKKVQAELHQLGIEILTSLAMDKEAREVIGETGGVVRVLVSMFLSPVATADFRHADAIRVEAGEALAMLALESKNNCGAIIMALGGGVGRLVAALNDPVVIVGAARILHNLCSYAGDEWQIKLKGVTAGATKVLRTIMVEKEKVLNIFLGLAAQMVQFMEPRELKASLATASVVDTVLAGTLVQVLRQYSRPSMDVPPIRRYTIELAVAMMRSDARYVALFVELGMEGELRRVAGTTSQLECFNVFSGSVGLSRHTINVCSLITSALELMKKN; this is encoded by the coding sequence ATGGATCGTCGTGCTAGCTTTGCTGCCCCGAGCATCCGCGTCAGGATTCCTGACCAGCTGCCGACGCTGTTCGAGCCGCAGAACGCCACGCCGCACGTGCGCACCCGCTCCGACGCCGGCGAAGAAGTGCCGTCTCCGGAACGCTGCCTCAGCGTGCTGGCCCTCCAGCTCGCCGTCCTGGAGAAAGCCGCGAGCCGTCTCGGCACGCTGGCCTTCGTCTGGGCCACAGTCGTCCTCCTTGCCGGGTTTGCCATCACGCTGGGCCGGACCGACTTCTGGTGCATCACGGGCCTCCTCCTAATCGAGGGCACCCGCATCCTGGGCCGCAGCCACGAGCTGGAGTGGCAGCACCAGGCCACTTGGCGCCGCCACCGGCCCATGTCCTGCGCTATTGTGCGCGCCTTCTCCTGGATGCAGCTCGTCTCCGCCTCGGCGTGCGTCTCCCTCTCCCTCATCCGCCTCCTCCACCAGCACTATGGCGGCAGTGAGGAGGCCCGCACCAATCGGAGCGCCGCATTGAACATCTTCTACGGCCTAGCGCTCGCTGAGGCACTCCTGTTCCTCGTCGAGAAGGCGCTGTGGCAGTGGAAGATGGGCCACCGACGCCTTCTCGAGAGCGTCGCCGAGGACTGCAACCTTGCTAACGCCTGCGGCGGCGAGGTGGCCGTCCGCCGCTTCTTCTATGACTCCTACTCATGCTGCCTCAACGGTAGCATCTTCGACGGCCTTCACATGGACCTCGTCTCCTACGCCAACGACCTCGTTACAGCGGGCTCCCACGACGAGCAGAGCCTTGGCGTCGGCATCCTCGTCTCTCTCGCCGAGTCTGACCGCTTCGCCGACGCCGCGCTCCGTAAGATAGGCGTTTCCGCGCCCACCATCGAGAGGCTCATCGAGATGCTCAGCTGGAAGGACTCGGCGGAGAGGGAGGTCCGGCGATCGGCGGCGGTAGTGGTGTCCATGCTCACAGAGAGGAAGCACATCGCCCTCCGTATCACCGGCATCCCCGGCGCTATCGAGTCGGTCGCCTCGCTACTCTACGCTGACCTCGACGAGGTCAACATCCTCggcctctccatcctcaacaagCTGGCTCACGACCACGATAACTGCGACAAGATCGGCAACACGCGCGGCCTCCTCGACAAGATCATCTCCTACTCCAGTATCGACCATGGGCGCCTGGCCCCGACAACGCCGAGGGACATGaggctcaaggcggtgaagcagtCGCTCCGCGTGGTAAAGAGGCTGGCGGGGACGACGGGGAACACCGGGAAGCTGCTCCGGAGGGAGCTAACTGACATCGTCTTTACCGTGAGCAACGTCAGGGAGGTGCTGCAGCACCATGACAAGAAGGTCCAGGCCGAGCTGCACCAGCTGGGCATTGAGATACTGACGAGCCTTGCCATGGACAAGGAGGCGAGGGAGGTCATCGGCGAGACGGGCGGCGTGGTGAGAGTGCTTGTCTCCATGTTCTTGTCTCCAGTGGCGACGGCAGATTTTCGACATGCAGATGCGATCCGGGTGGAGGCCGGCGAGGCGCTCGCGATGCTGGCCCTGGAGAGCAAGAACAACTGTGGCGCGATCATAATGGCTCTTGGCGGAGGGGTCGGGAGGCTCGTTGCCGCGCTGAACGACCCTGTTGTCATCGTCGGTGCCGCCAGGATCCTGCACAACCTATGCTCCTATGCTGGCGACGAGTGGCAGATCAAGCTGAAAGGAGTCACGGCCGGCGCCACCAAGGTGTTGAGGACAATCATGGTGGAGAAGGAGAAGGTCCTCAACATCTTCCTCGGGCTTGCGGCGCAGATGGTCCAGTTTATGGAGCCAAGGGAGCTCAAAGCAAGCCTCGCCACGGCGAGCGTGGTGGACACGGTCCTGGCGGGGACGCTGGTGCAGGTGTTGCGTCAGTACAGCCGCCCGTCCATGGACGTGCCTCCAATCCGCCGGTACACCATCGAGCTCGCCGTCGCCATGATGCGGTCGGACGCTCGCTACGTGGCCCTGTTCGTCGAGCTCGGGATGGAGGGCGAGCTGAGACGCGTCGCTGGAACCACATCGCAGCTCGAGTGCTTCAATGTCTTCTCCGGAAGCGTAGGGCTCAGTCGACACACCATCAATGTTTGCTCGCTCATCACGTCGGCGTTGGAGTTGATGAAGAAGAACTGA
- the LOC139833575 gene encoding uncharacterized protein encodes MENMSREFFEGLFTRDENLDPAIITNLLHEHVDEAMNEKLCAPFTEKEIGSARLKFCAYKLDMAKAYDRVDLRFLEGVLAKLGFHHKWVQWVMACVTTVRYSEEIEEGVLNDLVICKRAPGISHLLFADDCLMFFEGSAEQAMLVKDVLDGYERCTGQLARYYPSGNQNSSTTWQGIIYGLELLKKGVVWRIGNGSSVRIFRDNWLPRVDDPKVDVKRRTNRRRWVSELINPATRSWDERLIREICYAHDADVILSIKLPMTPYDDFVAWLPEKNDMFTVSSAYRLGLEPALTAMSPGQSSSNPNGDGRIWDLVWKAKVPLKLKVFAWKAATETLAVKVAVHRRISTVLPTCTTCGCGVESVHHALVTCTPTRALREGMRVHWDLPTEEVFNLSGKEWILNLLLQSRASQRDQVIFLLWRV; translated from the exons ATGGAGAATATGTCTAGAGAATTTTTTGAGGGGCTGTTCACAAGGGATGAGAATTTAGACCCTGCTATCATTACCAATTTGCTTCATGAACATGTTGATGAGGCCATGAATGAGAAGTTATGTGCCCCGTTTACAGAAAAGGAGATTG GGTCTGCAAGATTGAAATTTTGTGCGTAcaagttggatatggctaaggcTTATGACCGTGTTGATTTGAGATTCTTGGAAGGAGTTCTTGCGAAATTGGGCTTTCATCACAAATGGGTTCAGTGGGTTATGGCTTGTGTTACCACTGTTCGCTACTCG GAGGAAATTGAGGAAGGAGTGTTGAATGACTTGGTTATATGCAAAAGAGCGCCTGGCATCTCACACCTTCTCTTTGCTGATGACTGCCTTATGTTTTTTGAGGGGTCGGCGGAGCAGGCTATGCTGGTGAAAGATGTCCTTGATGGTTATGAGAGATGCACTGGACAATTG GCTCGTTACTACCCTTCGGGCAACCAGAATTCCTCTACTACTTGGCAAGGTATTATTTATGGTTTGGAGTTGCTCAAGAAAGGTGTTGTTTGGAGAATTGGCAATGGCTCCAGTGTACGTATATTTAGAGATAACTGGCTACCACGGGTTGATGATCCAAAAGTAGATGTGAAGAGGCGCACTAATAGGAGGCGGTGGGTCTCTGAATTGATCAACCCAGCCACGCGTTCGTGGGACGAGCGGCTGATTCGGGAGATCTGCTATGCCCATGACGCTGACGTGATATTATCTATCAAGCTACCGATGACGCCGTACGATGATTTTGTGGCCTGGCTACCCGAGAAGAACGACATGTTTACGGTTAGTTCAGCTTATCGGCTAGGTTTGGAGCCTGCCCTTACTGCTATGAGCCCGGGACAATCAAGCTCTAATCCTAATGGCGACGGAAGAATTTGGGACCTGGTGTGGAAAGCAAAAGTACCTCTGAAACTGAAAGTCTTTGCGTGGAAGGCTGCTACAGAAACCTTAGCTGTCAAAGTGGCGGTTCATCGACGTATATCGACTGTTCTACCAACCTGTACTACTTGCGGATGCGGTGTTGAGAGTGTGCATCATGCCCTGGTTACATGTACTCCTACTCGTGCACTGAGAGAGGGCATGCGGGTTCATTGGGATTTACCGACGGAAGAGGTGTTCAACTTATCTGGGAAGGAATGGATTCTTAATCTCCTACTTCAGTCCCGGGCATCGCAGAGAGATCAAGTCATCTTCCTTCTTTGGCGTGTTTAG